A genome region from Nycticebus coucang isolate mNycCou1 chromosome 4, mNycCou1.pri, whole genome shotgun sequence includes the following:
- the LOC128583112 gene encoding uncharacterized protein LOC128583112: MHWNRKIFLASLPSKDRTPWPLPGPRDRASRSICVPSPVSVPGTDVEARGRAAAGKGKPGDTIPFPNDPAVKDLAAWPGLARFAPVYQILIGAPRWEPQLWTGDTQFLALVPQSKSEQEQTNPGTERFGPVTASPQARPSSSRHPTSPPPRCWSLGSSLPAPSGLALPSCRRARRWKLQPTGTVRVETAGARGQAASIAHLWKC; encoded by the coding sequence ATGCACTGGAATCGTAAAATCTTCCTTGCTTCACTACCCTCAAAGGACAGGACCCCATGGCCACTCCCGGGGCCCAGGGACCGCGCCAGCCGCAGTATCTGTGTTCCTTCACCTGTCTCAGTCCCGGGGACAGACGTGGAAGCGAGAGGAAGGGCTGCGGCCGGGAAGGGGAAGCCGGGGGACACAATCCCCTTCCCTAACGATCCCGCAGTGAAGGATCTGGCTGCCTGGCCAGGACTGGCACGATTTGCTCCCGTTTATCAAATTCTTATCGGTGCGCCGAGGTGGGAACCGCAGCTTTGGACTGGAGATACACAGTTTCTGGCCCTGGTCCCGCAGTCTAAATCGGAACAAGAGCAAACCAACCCAGGCACTGAGCGCTTCGGGCCAGTCACCGCCTCCCCTCAAGCGCGGCCTTCCTCATCCCGGCACCCCACCTCACCGCCGCCCCGCTGCTGGTCTCTGGGAAGTTCGCTTCCAGCCCCAAGCGGGCTAGCCCTGCCAAGCTGCCGCCGAGCGCGGAGATGGAAGCTCCAGCCTACTGGGACAGTACGGGTGGAGACAGCAGGAGCGAGGGGCCAGGCAGCAAGCATCGCGCACTTGTGGAAG